In a single window of the Drosophila subpulchrella strain 33 F10 #4 breed RU33 chromosome X, RU_Dsub_v1.1 Primary Assembly, whole genome shotgun sequence genome:
- the LOC119558226 gene encoding glucose dehydrogenase [FAD, quinone], with amino-acid sequence MVLNLLFITTVIKSTFGVVTTGLWLIPLMLAAITYYRYDAVDPESRPLDQLNLFPEYDFIVVGSGSAGAVVANRLSEVRKWKVLLIEAGPDENEISDVPSLAAYLQLSKLDWGYKTEPSTKACLGMQNNRCNWPRGRVLGGSSVLNYMLYVRGNRNDYDHWASLGNTGWDYDHVLRYFKKSEDNRNPYLANNKYHSRGGLLTVQESPWHSPLVAAFVEAGTQMGYENRDINGAQQAGFMIAQGTIRRGSRCSTAKAFLRPIRSRKNFHLSMNSHVTRIIIEPGTMRAKAVEFVKHGKVYRIAARREVILSAGAINTPQLMMLSGLGPRKHLEKHGIRVLQDLPVGENMQDHVGMGGLTFLVDKPVAIVQDRFNPTAVTFQYVLRERGPMTTLGGVEGLAFVHTPYSNRSLDWPDIQFHMAPASINSDNGARVKKVLGLKESVYQEVYHPIANKDSWTIMPLLLRPRSRGSVKLRSANPFHYPLINANYFDDPLDAKTLVEGAKIALRVAEAQVFKQFGSRLWRKPLPNCKQHKFLSDAYLECHVRTISMTIYHPCGTAKMGPAWDPEAVVDPRLRVYGVRGLRVIDASIMPTISSGNTNAPVIMIAEKGADLIKEDWLTNPEYKVKRQTHVARDAEPAGSSIQGIITLPASNITQSDSSNIAGNSSNIESIFGNSSNISNISNIDSSNFTLNYADS; translated from the coding sequence ATGGTGCTAAACCTCCTCTTCATAACCACTGTGATCAAGTCCACATTCGGTGTGGTGACCACGGGGCTCTGGCTCATTCCCCTGATGCTGGCCGCCATCACATACTATCGCTACGATGCCGTGGACCCCGAATCGAGGCCCCTGGACCAACTGAATCTCTTTCCCGAGTACGACTTCATTGTGGTGGGCAGTGGTTCGGCGGGCGCTGTGGTGGCCAATCGATTGAGCGAGGTGCGAAAATGGAAAGTACTGCTGATAGAAGCCGGTCCCGATGAAAACGAGATCTCGGATGTGCCATCGCTGGCGGCCTATTTGCAGCTGAGCAAATTGGACTGGGGCTACAAGACGGAGCCCTCGACGAAGGCCTGTCTGGGCATGCAGAACAATCGATGCAATTGGCCCAGGGGTCGTGTCCTGGGCGGCAGTTCGGTGCTCAACTATATGCTCTATGTGCGAGGCAATCGCAACGATTACGATCACTGGGCCTCGCTGGGAAATACTGGCTGGGACTACGATCATGTGCTGCGGTATTTCAAGAAGTCCGAGGACAATCGCAATCCCTATTTGGCCAACAACAAGTATCATAGTCGTGGAGGACTGCTGACGGTCCAAGAATCGCCCTGGCACTCCCCGCTGGTCGCCGCCTTCGTGGAGGCCGGAACTCAGATGGGCTATGAGAATCGTGATATAAATGGAGCCCAACAGGCGGGCTTTATGATCGCCCAGGGAACCATTCGCCGAGGCTCGAGGTGCTCCACGGCCAAGGCCTTCCTGCGACCCATACGTTCGCGCAAGAACTTCCATCTCTCGATGAACTCTCATGTGACCCGCATTATCATCGAACCCGGAACGATGAGGGCCAAGGCCGTGGAGTTTGTGAAACACGGCAAGGTCTATAGGATAGCAGCCAGGAGGGAGGTGATCCTATCGGCAGGGGCCATCAATACGCCGCAACTGATGATGCTTTCCGGCCTGGGACCACGAAAACATCTCGAAAAGCATGGCATACGAGTCTTGCAGGATCTGCCCGTGGGTGAGAACATGCAGGATCACGTGGGAATGGGCGGACTCACCTTTTTGGTGGACAAGCCCGTGGCAATTGTTCAGGATCGCTTCAATCCCACGGCCGTGACCTTTCAGTATGTGCTGCGCGAACGAGGACCCATGACCACTTTGGGCGGAGTCGAGGGTCTGGCCTTCGTCCACACACCCTACTCGAATCGCAGTCTCGACTGGCCGGACATTCAGTTCCACATGGCACCGGCCTCCATTAATTCCGACAATGGAGCTCGGGTGAAGAAGGTGCTGGGCCTCAAGGAATCGGTGTACCAGGAGGTGTACCATCCCATAGCCAACAAGGACAGTTGGACGATAATGCCGCTGCTCCTGAGACCCAGATCGCGGGGTTCCGTGAAGCTGCGATCGGCGAATCCCTTTCACTATCCCCTAATCAATGCCAACTACTTTGACGATCCGCTGGATGCCAAAACCCTGGTGGAAGGTGCCAAGATAGCGCTGCGAGTGGCCGAGGCCCAGGTTTTCAAGCAGTTCGGCTCGAGGCTGTGGCGGAAACCATTGCCGAACTGCAAACAGCACAAGTTCCTGTCCGATGCCTATCTGGAGTGCCACGTGAGGACCATTTCGATGACCATCTATCATCCATGTGGCACCGCCAAAATGGGACCCGCCTGGGATCCCGAAGCGGTGGTGGATCCCCGCCTGCGGGTCTATGGTGTCCGGGGATTGAGGGTGATTGATGCCAGCATTATGCCAACGATTAGCAGCGGCAACACCAATGCACCGGTGATCATGATAGCGGAAAAGGGCGCCGATCTCATCAAGGAGGACTGGCTTACGAATCCCGAGTATAAGGTCAAGCGGCAAACCCATGTAGCAAGAGATGCGGAGCCAGCTGGTAGCAGCATTCAAGGCATCATCACTCTGCCCGCCAGCAATATCACTCAAAGCGACAGCAGCAATATCGccggcaacagcagcaacatcgagAGCATCTttggcaacagcagcaacatcagcaacatcagcaacatcGACAGCAGCAACTTCACACTCAACTATGCGGATAGTTAG
- the LOC119558240 gene encoding uncharacterized protein LOC119558240, with translation MFKPAVRERKPRIRSNPKVGLQTRRASSSKSSDSEPSGSRKYLRSPQISRDSIETLGQEPSAPSFQYRNCSPSDNGYDAGADTDDACDDGLNESALMYLKAQRRSPQTLNSFVLPKPIPSHRFGGFLRLLARSLHQCSMGIAAGFGLSRQQAAWYKNCWQSPGSQPKSIHLMGQFSEPSAISKTPTKPRSIDSSTTL, from the coding sequence ATGTTCAAACCGGCTGTAAGGGAACGTAAGCCTAGGATAAGGAGTAACCCCAAGGTGGGTCTCCAGACCAGGAGGGCTTCCAGCTCAAAGAGTTCCGACAGTGAGCCGAGTGGTTCGAGGAAATATCTGAGAAGTCCGCAGATAAGCAGGGATTCCATTGAAACCCTGGGACAGGAGCCCAGTGCACCTAGTTTTCAGTATCGAAATTGCAGTCCTTCCGATAATGGCTATGATGCGGGTGCCGATACCGATGATGCCTGCGATGATGGATTGAATGAGTCCGCACTTATGTACTTGAAGGCTCAAAGGCGATCTCCTCAAACATTGAACTCTTTTGTCCTCCCGAAACCGATTCCATCCCACCGTTTTGGTGGATTCCTTCGTCTTCTGGCCCGCAGTTTGCACCAATGTTCGATGGGGATAGCCGCCGGATTCGGATTGAGTCGCCAGCAGGCCGCCTGGTACAAGAACTGCTGGCAAAGTCCGGGCTCCCAGCCAAAGAGTATCCATCTGATGGGGCAATTTTCCGAGCCCAGTGCGATTTCAAAGACCCCGACTAAACCGCGAAGTATTGATAGTTCCACTACTTTGTAA
- the LOC119558235 gene encoding glucose dehydrogenase [FAD, quinone], which produces MTSPRNRIRIILGLWLSGLSLVLGQGNDGNVVFDMLEIYRRGQRQLDLENLDEGQALAAKYDFIVVGGGTAGCALAARLSENPKWRVLLLEAGGPENYAMDIPIVAHLLQLGEVNWKYRTEPSNNYCLAMNDNRCNWPRGKVMGGSSVLNYMMYTRGNRRDYDRWASLGNPGWSYEELLPYFRKYEGSAVPDAEESLVGRQGPVKISYSKTRTRIADAFVRASQDAGLPQGDYNGGSQIRVSYLQANIYNETRWSSNRAYLYPIKGKRRNLQVRKNALVTRVLIDPQTKTALGVMVQVGGKSLKILARKEVILSAGAINTPQLLMLSGVGPAKHLREMGIKPLADLAVGYNLQDHIAPAVSMLCNVSSLQISDMFSSEAMAQFLQGRGVLRIPGGVEAISFYALDDSRNPDGWADMELFVVGGGLQTNTALRLALGIQSDIYENMFGELERQSANGFMIFPMILRAKSRGRIKLKSRNPEEHPRIYANYFANPYDLNITVRGIEQAVSLLDKPAFKAIGARLFEKRIPSCAKYKWRSSAYWACYARHFTFTIYHYSGTAKMGPRADPSAVVDARLRVHGIENLRVVDASIMPYLISGHPNGPVYLIAEKAADMIKEDHNFV; this is translated from the coding sequence ATGACTTCGCCACGGAACCGCATCAGAATCATTCTCGGCCTCTGGCTCTCGGGACTGTCGCTGGTTTTGGGCCAGGGTAACGATGGCAATGTAGTCTTCGATATGCTAGAGATATACCGACGAGGTCAGAGGCAACTGGATCTGGAGAATCTGGACGAGGGTCAGGCATTGGCGGCCAAATATGATTTCATAGTGGTTGGTGGCGGCACGGCGGGCTGTGCCCTTGCAGCCCGCCTCTCCGAGAATCCCAAGTGGCGCGTACTGCTCCTGGAGGCCGGCGGTCCCGAGAACTATGCCATGGACATACCCATCGTGGCCCATCTCCTGCAGCTGGGCGAGGTGAACTGGAAGTACAGGACGGAACCCTCAAATAACTATTGCCTGGCCATGAACGACAATCGCTGCAATTGGCCGCGTGGCAAGGTGATGGGTGGCAGCTCGGTTCTCAACTACATGATGTACACCCGGGGCAATCGCAGGGATTACGATCGCTGGGCCAGCCTGGGAAATCCCGGCTGGAGTTACGAGGAGCTGTTGCCCTACTTCAGAAAGTACGAGGGCAGCGCCGTTCCCGATGCCGAGGAGAGTCTGGTGGGTCGCCAGGGACCGGTGAAGATTAGCTATTCGAAGACCAGGACCCGGATTGCCGACGCCTTCGTTCGGGCCTCCCAGGATGCGGGCCTGCCCCAGGGGGATTACAATGGCGGGTCACAGATTCGGGTCTCCTATCTGCAGGCCAATATCTACAATGAGACGCGATGGAGCTCAAACCGGGCCTATCTCTACCCAATCAAGGGAAAGCGCAGGAATCTGCAGGTGAGAAAGAACGCCCTGGTCACCAGAGTGCTGATCGATCCGCAGACAAAGACAGCCCTTGGAGTGATGGTGCAGGTGGGTGGCAAATCACTGAAGATCCTGGCCAGAAAGGAGGTCATCCTGTCGGCGGGAGCCATCAATACGCCGCAGCTGCTGATGCTATCGGGCGTTGGACCCGCCAAACATCTCCGCGAGATGGGCATCAAACCCCTGGCCGATCTGGCCGTGGGCTATAACCTCCAGGATCACATTGCGCCCGCGGTGAGCATGCTGTGCAATGTGAGTTCCCTGCAGATCAGCGATATGTTCAGCTCGGAGGCGATGGCGCAGTTCCTTCAGGGACGCGGCGTTCTCCGGATACCCGGAGGCGTGGAGGCCATATCATTTTACGCCCTGGACGACTCCCGAAATCCCGATGGCTGGGCGGATATGGAACTCTTTGTGGTCGGCGGGGGACTGCAAACGAATACGGCCCTTCGTCTGGCCCTGGGCATCCAATCGGACATCTATGAGAATATGTTTGGCGAATTGGAACGTCAGAGTGCCAATGGCTTCATGATATTCCCCATGATCCTGCGGGCCAAAAGTAGGGGACGCATCAAGCTGAAGAGTCGAAATCCCGAGGAGCATCCTCGAATTTATGCCAACTACTTTGCCAATCCCTATGACCTCAACATCACAGTTCGGGGCATTGAGCAGGCAGTGAGTCTATTGGATAAGCCAGCCTTTAAGGCGATTGGAGCCAGGCTATTCGAGAAACGCATCCCCAGTTGTGCGAAATACAAGTGGAGGAGCAGCGCCTACTGGGCCTGCTATGCCCGCCACTTCACCTTCACCATCTACCATTATTCAGGAACCGCCAAGATGGGTCCTCGGGCGGATCCTTCGGCGGTGGTGGACGCCCGTCTGCGGGTCCATGGAATCGAAAACCTTCGAGTGGTGGATGCCAGCATTATGCCCTACTTGATCTCGGGTCATCCGAATGGACCGGTGTACCTAATAGCAGAAAAGGCGGCCGATATGATCAAAGAGGATCATAACTTTGTGTAG